The nucleotide sequence CTTCTCCTTTACGTTGCACTCTCCCTTCTGGGATGGCGTCAACGGGATCCTCAACTGGGTGGGCTACGTGGGGATGCTGTCGGCCCAGGGAGTGCTGGCCCTCGCCTTGGTGGCTTGGAAACGTCCGGTGACGGCGTTATTCGTTGCGGGCTCCGGAATAGCCACACTGGCGCTCACCCAGCTGGCCAAAGTCGTAGTAGGCCGGGAAAGGCCTGTGGGGGCCAAGGTCCTCACCGATACCGGTTCATACCCTTCCGGGCATGTATCCGCCACCACCGCCTTCCTGGTGGTTCTGGCTGTCCTCGCCGGCCGCTGGTGGATGACGACATTGGCCGCATTGGGCATCATCGCCATGATGATCAGCCGGACGTACCTCTCCGCGCACTGGCTGAGCGATGTCCTGGGCGGTGCCTGCCTGGCCGCCGGCTTGGTGCTCTTGGCTTGGTGGCGATTCCAGGACGTATGCATTCGGGAGAATGCTTCGTTGGATGGCAGGACTATTTGGGCGGCAAGGGCTTCGCGACGCCGGCAAGCAGGAGAGCCAGCAGAATAGGCGCCCCAATGGCCAGCAAGGCCAGGTGGATTCCTGTTTGGTCTCCCAAGTAGCCCAGCAGCGGCGGTCCTGCCAGGAAGGCAATGTAGCCGATGGTGGAAACTACGGAGACCCTGGCAGCGGCGTGTTTGGGATCATCGGCAGCCGCAGACATACCCATGGGGAAGGCCAGCGCCGCCCCAATGCCCCAGAGAGCCGCGCCGACTCCGGCCAAAACCACGTTGCCCGCGAATACGAACAGGGCCAGGCCCAAGGCGGCTGCGGCCATGCTGGCGCGGAGAACGGCTACCCGGCCAAACTTGTCGATCGCCTTACCGCCAAGGAACCGCATGATGGTCATGGCCAGGACAAACAGGGCGAACAGCAAAGCGCCGGTGGACTCTGAAGCACCCAGCCCGTCCA is from Paenarthrobacter nicotinovorans and encodes:
- a CDS encoding phosphatase PAP2 family protein; the protein is MIRVLTPRRQPDWKLLAPGILLLCAFVVPGVMILAGQGQPAFNSVDTWWQAFSFTLHSPFWDGVNGILNWVGYVGMLSAQGVLALALVAWKRPVTALFVAGSGIATLALTQLAKVVVGRERPVGAKVLTDTGSYPSGHVSATTAFLVVLAVLAGRWWMTTLAALGIIAMMISRTYLSAHWLSDVLGGACLAAGLVLLAWWRFQDVCIRENASLDGRTIWAARASRRRQAGEPAE